In a single window of the Nicotiana tomentosiformis chromosome 8, ASM39032v3, whole genome shotgun sequence genome:
- the LOC138897314 gene encoding uncharacterized protein produces the protein MGYIENMFKQIMEKNVDPDSQLASHNTSIRNLEVQMGKISQARNSRPKGALPSDTVVKPNGCNNMGHAMEVITRTRSGRGGNAPTSRERRLVDDDQVVQEEEIPNSVVQVNDEVRIDIDDSVEETQEEVNPSREHIIDIPELVVKKDKAPLPQPPPPYPQRLAKQNEALEQMLGYAKFMKALMTKKRSMNFETIKVTHQVSAIVHSMAPNLEDPASFMIPCTIGSTEFSKSLCDLVTSINLMPYSIFKTLEIRQLRPTSMRLQMVDRTMKRLLGVIEDVLVWVDKFILPTDLFILDCEVDYEMPIILGRPFLAIGKALCDVEVGEHTFRVGDEQVIFHVCKSMRKPNSNEVCSFVDLLTDVIVGDTSATINVGDMLEVIFLNFDDDGMDGFTECVNSLQGMGSYNYAPQNKIGS, from the exons ATGGGTtatattgagaacatgtttaagCAAATTATGGAGAAGAATGTCGATCCAGattcccaacttgcctcacacaacacatcaatccgtaatctagaagttcaaatggggaaaatctctcaagctcgtaattctcgtcctaagggtgcactaccaagtgacacggtggtgaaacCAAATGGTTGTAATAATATGGGGCATGCTATGGAGGTTATCACAAgaacaagaagtggaagaggagggaatgcacccacctcaagggAAAGGCGACTTGTAGATGATGACCAAGTTGTACAAGAGGAGGAAATCCCAAACAGTGTTGTTCAAGTAAATGATGAGGTTCGGATTGACATTGATGATAGTgttgaagagactcaagaggaggtgaacccatctagggagcaCATCATTGACATACCAGAGCTGGTAGTGAAAAAggataaggcaccattgcctcaacctccacctccatatcctcaaagacttgccaagcaaaatg aggctttggaacaaatgctcggttatgcaaagtttatgaaagcTCTTATGAccaagaagcggtcaatgaattttgaaactatcaaggtcactcatcaagtgagtgcaattgtccATTCCATGGCTCCTAACTTGGAGGATCCTGCTTCTTtcatgattccttgtacaattggaagtacCGAGTTTTCTAAATCTCTTTGTGATCTTGTgacgagtatcaatttgatgccctattcaatTTTCAAAACTTTGGAAATTAGGCAACTAAGACCtacatctatgaggttgcaaatggtcgATCGTACCATGAAAAGGCTGTTAGGAGTGATTGAGGATGTTTTGGTCTgggttgataagttcattctacCGACGGACCTTtttattctagattgtgaagttgattatgaaatGCCTAtcattcttgggagacctttccttgctatcggtaaggctctttgtgatgtggaaGTCGGAGAACACACTTTCAGGGTTGGTGATGAACAAGTgatattccatgtgtgtaagtctatgcggaaaccaaatagcaatgaggtgtgttcttttgttgATTTGCTAACCGATGTTATTGTTGGtgatacaagtgctacaatcaacgttggtgatatgttggaagtcatttttctcaattttgatgatgacggGATGGATGGTTTCACGGAgtgtgtgaattctttgcaaggaatggggtcgtacaactatgcaccccaaaataaaattggatcttga
- the LOC138897313 gene encoding uncharacterized protein — protein MKEVSWFEGLANFLVSGIIPDEFSSNQRKKLKRYCQDYYWNEPYHFQICMDGVIRRCVPEEVQGNILGTCHASPYDGHRGGARIVTKVLSCGFYWPTLYKDASGLVKRCDECRRAGGTSKKNEMPLTTILEIDIFYV, from the coding sequence atgaaagaggtgtcgTGGTTTGAGGGCttggcaaattttcttgtgagtggaATCATTccagatgagttctcttcaaaccaaaggaagaagctcaaaagatattgtcaagattattattggaatGAACCATACCATTTCCAAATTTGtatggatggggtgattagaaggtgTGTACCGGAAGAGGTGCAAGGCAATATTCTTGGCACTtgtcatgcttcgccatatgATGGCCATCGTGGTGGAGCAAGAATAGTGACCAAAGTtcttagttgtggtttctattggcctactctttacaaggacgcaAGTGgcttagtgaaaagatgtgatgaatgtcgaCGGGCCGGTGGAActtcaaagaaaaatgagatgcctctcacaacaatcttggagattgatattttttatgtttgA